The genome window CCTTCATTTTGGAGGGGAGGAGTAGAGGCAAGCCTAAATTGACTTGGATGAGCGGATTAGACGGGATTTTATTAAGTGGCATCTCTCTGAGAACATGGTGCAAGATAGGGGTTCGTAGAGACGTAGGATTAAGATTTAGGACTTTTACGAGATGACACATAGGTAGACTAGTTGTATTTTAAGGCCTATATTTTTCCTAAACGTAAGATGGAATTGGCATGTGATTGTCTTCATGTATATATGTTTATATGTTGTTATAGATGTCTATGTGCTATCTTACTAGGTTACTCTTTCACTCCTATTGTTATTTGGTGGCTTTCTATCTCTATGGTGGTTGTCTATTTGCTTGTATGTTGTGTATTTGCTCGaatgttgtttgtttttttagcTGGGGGGTCTCtttggaagcagtctctctatctCCACAGATAGAGGTAAGGTTTGCCTACACTTGACCCTCTCCTGACCCTACCAATAGCTTTGCGATTTGTGGGATATACTAGgtacggttgttgttgttgttgttgttgttgttgttgtataacaTTGTACTAGAAAATGCCATCTAGCTAGATACCCTTCCAAATGATGATTgtaatgtaacaaaatacaagagATAACACTTTCTTGCAAAATATACATTCTCAAACATGGCCATCGCATTTCAAAGCCTAGATGTTTACGAGCCCTCACTTGCGTACACGATTTGGCACAACTATGTTTCTATGTGAAGGACTTGCCTTTGTGATGGAAACTAGGGTTTGCAGTGCCTTCTATTTAGCTTCATCATCACTCAGAAACGGTGTTGATGAAAAATAGTTAAGCTATATATAAGAAGACAGAAACGTACTTTTTTGATGACTGAAATATCTTTTCTTTGTAACAATCACCATAGGCATATATAGCATTGTTTGATGACTGGCTGCATAGTAAGTACATAAAGAGCAAGATGAATGGTTGCAAGCAAGTAAGTAGATCAAGGTTGAATGGATCTGATCGATCATACCTGACAAATAGGTTAGGTAAGCAGCTGCTAGACTCCAGACCAAGCCACATATTTGGATTGGAGGAAGAGTTTATCATCGAATGCACTGAATAATATTGTCCGGTTCGGTCCGGTTGCATAGAAGGCAATCTGTTGGTTATTGCATAATAATTTGTTTGATTAATATAAGGAGGGGTGTACATTGGTATGAAACCCTAATCAATCAAAGGAATAATAATCATCACATTAAACACACATACTACGAGAAAAAAGTAGTGTTAGCAGGTTTGTTTTTCTTTGAGGCATTATAACAAACAGTTGAAGTGCATGAATTGTTCGTATCAATTTGCACAAAAAAACATGAACATTACTTTACCAACATTCTGCATTTTGATGTAATCTAGTTTCTTGTGAATTTGGTTTACATTCATCCATTTGGGCCCAAGCTTGGGGCGTGTCGGAAGGTGTAGTCTTCGTCGGCGTTGAGGCCGCCGCGTCGGTGGTGAAGTCGAAGGCGGAATCGCTTGTCAGAGTTAGGAATCTACCATGCTTGTTTTCCGATCACACCATTTTCGATTTGCTTAAACCAATTGGGTTTGAAATACCAATTATGTCCTTGTTTTAATTGAGCTTAACTCAACTATTTAACTGAGTTTGAattaaaggacataacttgttATAAAACCCAAGATTTTAGACATAGTTTGTACTTTTGTTATTTTTAAAGGGCATGTTTCATAATTTTGGTAATACAAAAAGAACACAAAATGTAATTTAcacttaaaaatattttatgataAATTTGTAATAGATGAAAAGAATAGgaattaaaattaaaagaaaaagaaaaataaaatcaCAAATTGGCAAAATATGTAttatttttttaacagcaaaATCAACTTTCATTATAAACTATCTACCCTAGCAAGTTACTATAGGGTCGGCAAACAATTACATCAGCCAAATCATACTAACTAGGATTATTCAATATCAAGTTTAGACCTCTTCCCCAATCAAGTGTCACcaactttaaattattttttacCCAAAAAAAATTGTAGACTTTAGTTCCTCTTTTAGGATCGCTAAAGAGGCTAATTTATATGAAAACACAAGATTGTTTTTGGTCTTCTATATCGCCTAGCAGGGCTGAAAGTATGATAGCTTGCACCACTTTACCTTTTACCTTGTTCAACTCTATAAACGGGTTTCTACAAATAACGAGCATCAATCGCAATGGCTTGTCGGTAGTAAAACGTTGAGCAGAAACCTGGTGCTCTAATCGTGGTAAGCAAGAAAGGAAAGTTACTAATAATTGTTAATGGTGATAGAAGTATAGTTTCTATTGTTAGTTAGCAGGATTAAAAAAGATCTCCTCTTGGCTTTCTAGAAAACGGTTAGACtattcgttgtggttgaattcaTTTCGTGATTATTTTTACCAAATTATTAGCAAGATTTTATGCGAGCTCTCATCTCGTTCACAATTAAAACAGTGAAAATAGGTTGATGGTATTTCAAAACTAGGGGTTGGGTTATAATACAAAgtggtttaaaaataaaaagtgtaaGAAGGCACAACATGTGACAAGTGTCCAAGGGGGAATCAAGTGGGAAGAATAATTTTGTCCAATGGAATATAAAAAAtatgcacatgcaagtcacatgttaTCCCCCcccccaacacacacacacattttttAAAAGTCCGTAACTTTTGTATACgatctttgttttttttaattataccataaaatcgagcgtgtttttatctttaatattaGTACTCTATTATTAtagttttcaaaaagaaaaatccaattgcgtattacacaatgaacataacataaaacacaaaaagtatcaaactaaaaacacaatagaAAGTAAAAAACCAAAAATGGACATAACGTCAAACATAATGCGtttcaaactaaaaacacaatagaaagtaaaaaccaaaaacacaatcgatgacaacagataaaagacacaatggacataatgtaaaacacaatgaatatcaaactaaaaacgcaatggaaaatatattaaaaacacaattgatgacagcAGATAAAAGATAATAAACCcaaaactaaaacacaatgaacaacatACTAAAAACACAGTGAACAAAGATTAAAACTCAATGGATACCATTTTCAATGTGTCATGAATTATGTGATAGATTCTGATAAAAACGTATTGACCAGAACCCAAATTAATATGgtgttataagttttgataataacacaatgtataaaaACCCTAGTAAAAACGTAATGATCAAAACCCAGTTGAaaaacacaatgacctgaaccTTTAACACAATCCAAAGAAAACCTAGTAAAAgtgaaatttttattttatttatatagcaatatcatacacatattaaagattaaaaaacGCGTGTTATTatggtgaattttttttttttgaaaaaaaaaaatgtcgaaGTTATAGACGTTTTAAATTGATGGGAAGATTGACATATGTCTTGCATGTAAAGAGGAAAAATTAAAAAATGTAAAATCTCTATAATATCTCTCCACTGGGGTAACTTTGTAAAATAGtaatcaagtttcaaaagtgttccaatcaggtcactcaacattcatctttcattaaaattaaggggtttttcatccatttcataggTAACCGTGGTGATGTGGCTTGTTGTTTCTTTTGATGTTAACGTCGAGTGATGACGtggattttaacttgtttttttttaatttttaatataattaaagtgtttttatttttattaaatataatttcatatattaaaataatccgacAGTAGCATCTTATGCTTCATTTTTTTCTGACACATGGAAAAAAAGACAtggctcgatttgaatgttaagttatctaattagGACAAAAACAAtatgagtgacctaattagaacacctttaaaacttggttactattatGTGATATATATTCCctttgtatttgtatttgatccaaATATCATATGAACCCAGCCCTTGTATTGTATCTGCAACCTATACAGAATTCACCCAACACAATAACACTCCTTTTCACTCAGGGGTGTCACCCAACACCCCTGCGACAACAGCCCGTCAGGCCAAAAAATATTATGCGTCTGGTCATTGGCTAGTTTTTAGTTGTATCCAAGTAACAAAAACAGCTAATTATGATACTAATCCCACTCTAATGTCAATTGTAAAGCTCTGCTCTAGTCTATAGCTGAAAAGCATAAAAAACAGCAGCATTATTTGATGGCCTGCAGTTTTTATAAGAATAAAAGCACGTGTGCTGCAATAAACCACCAAAAAGTGACCATAAAGATACCATGAAAAGCTTAAAAACAAAGATCCAAACCTCTGAATAGACATTCAATCGTCCTTACCTCGGTCTAGCAGCAAGAAAACAAGTGCAGAAAACAGTCTGTTATTCAAAACACACCCTACAGCTCAAGTCTATAAAATCATCAATACTTAAAGATAACTCATGCATACCAAAACCCATGCCTATCACTTCTGACCAGAGTCTGGAGAACCGTCTCCATAGGATACTAGTCCTCCCTTAGCAGGCGGGCTTCCAGAAGATGACCTAGACCTAGACCTTGACTTTGATATcgattttgactttgactttgatctTGACCTACTGGTCCTTCTTGGAGATGGTGAACGTGAAGACTTTGGTTCATAAGGGCTCCTGCTTCTAGAAGGTGGGGTTATGCTACGTGGCGCCCTTCTCCTTTCGACCGGTGGCGAAGGCCTGTATCGAGATGTCTCAACGGGTGAGCGGCTGCGGCTGAAACGGCGGCGGTAGCGAACAGGGCTTCGTGATACACTTGGGCTTCGGGTCCTGCTTCTTCTACCTCTGTACCTGTAAACAAGTGCATTACATAACATCATTAATGATGAGATTTTGGTAAATAAACCCAGAGCATGTGTAACAAatcaaaacttatttataagtaAAGTACACGGACAGTCCCTCcggtttatcaaaattttgaatatggtgtttagctttccaaaagtacacagatggtccctgtggtatgcactttgtaacacatttagtccccaaccaacaaatttaaaggttttagcatgtccaagttatGGACTAAacacgttacaaagtgcaaatcacagagaccatccatgtacttttggaaaaatctgaggactaaatgcgttacaaagtgcaaactatagggaccatctgtgtacttttggaaagctagggaccaaatccaaaattttggtaaaccacaagtaccatctgtgtactttttgGAAGACGAGGGACCAAATCTAGGCTAGAACTTGTATACCTTGGTGGACTTCTGTCTCTCAAGGGGCTGCGGCGCCTATAGCTTGAGTACCTGCAAATAAAATGGTCCGATGAAATAAACTAACCTGAAAGTCGCATACACTGAGCATACATGTATATAATATGGTGTCTCCCTACAAGTAAACAACAAAAACACGTAAGTTGATACCTGTCACGGTCGCTTCTGCCATAGCGATAAGATCTGACTGGTGAACGATCTGGAGAATGGTATCTACGTGCATAAGAATATCGATTACTGAAACCCCTTCCTCTTCGGATACGTTTAGGAGACCCATCAGGAGAAACACTTCTAGAAGGTGACCTACCCCTGCGCCCCCCAACAGGGCTTCTCGAATAACTACGCCGGCCGCCCCTAACAGGTGGCCTCATAGGGCTACGACTCGGGCTCCTCCTTAACGGAGCTCGACCTGAGCTTCTGCTTAAGCTTCGCTTAGAGGATCTCACCGGGCTTCGGCTTAAGCTTCGTTTAGAGGATCTCACCGGGCTTCTGCTTAAGCTTCGTTTAGAGGATCTCACCGGGCTTCTGCTTAAGCTTCGTTTAGAGGATCTTACCGGGCTTCGGCTATAACTTCTTCTAGATGATCTAACAGGACTTCTGCTCAGAGACTTCCGTAAAGGCTTTCTATTTCGAGGCGGCGATGGTGACGGTGTAGGACTCCTGCTCACACTATTTCGGATTCGGGGTCTTACCGGGCTTGGGCTTAAGCTTCTGATGTTTTTGGCCCTCACTGGACTTCTGCTGATGCTTCTAACTGGACTCTTGCTGCTTTCACGTCTAGGGGACCCACTGACACTTGGACTCCTGCTCATATTGCGTCTTGGGCTCACACTTGGGCTCCTCTTAGGGCTGATACTCATGCTCTTGCTCAAGGCCCTTTGAGGACTCCTGCTTCTACTTCCGTCGTTTGCAACATTTGGTCTCTCAGCAACCTTCACATCAACTCCATTGCTTGGTCGATCACCATTTTCTTTAGGATATTCACCTTCCTCCTTTTCAAATGCATCTTCGGTTTTATGACGAACAGAACCGTCTTCAACTTCAGCTGATGGAGATTGATTCACATCTGGATATGTTTGGAAGTGAAGAGAAGGTTTAAAAAAATATACTTGTAGCAACCAAACAGAATCCAATgtaaattaaaaatatttaaaagtccctttaaaaaaaatatttgtttaaCATCCGTAAATTATCATACAAGGGAAGTTGAATGGTATGCTAAAAAAATAGTCAACATACCAGTGATTTTAGCCAAGTTATTATGCTTCTGATGTGGCTTTCTAACATCACCGTTATCTTCAGAGCCATGTTCACTCTCACTCTCACTTACGCTATCAGAAGCCCTGAAATTAGAACAAAACAAAATAATGATGTTATATATTCTTATGAAAAGTCTTTATGCACgtattaaaaaatagaaaaagaaaaccAATACAATATATGCACCCCATCTACAATGAACAATTGTAAAATAGGAACTACCAACAATGGTGAAAATAGTATCAGGCACATTGTTAAAAACTTTgaaatttataatatatatatatatatcaacctTTTTGATTTGCGTTTGGACTTCTTATCACGCTTCCTGCGTTTCTTGTCACGTCTCTTGTCCCTCCTTTTACCACGTTTGTGTCGGTCCCTTCTAGAGGATCTCTTCTTTTTCTTACGTCTATCATCACCAGAAGAACTAATATCTGATGATGACGACGATGATGTATCAGAGTCAGACTCGCTGTCAGAATCAGATGACTCTGAATCAACGTCTGTAGAACTGTCTGATTCACTTGAAGaatatctttttcttttctttcttcggTCTTTCGAAGACTTCTTGTGCTTTCCCTTCCGCTTTACTTCATGACTGTGAACCTCTGATGATACATCTTTGCCTGCTTTTTTGCTTGCTGTTTTTTTATCTATACATGcattcaaaacaaaacaaaacataaattgAAGTAAGTTGAAGAGAGAAAAAAAAGAGCAAATTGACAAACTTGCAACTACACCCATAACTTGTAAAATAGTTTTCTAAAGTTAAACAGGACGTTTTCCGATTAAGATCATGACTAAATAATATACTTCGAACACTTTTTGGAGAAAAAAATAGAAGAGAAAAACGAGCATTTTGTTTAATTCAAAAATATCAAGAAaccaaatattattttatattcgttTTTTTCCACATGGTAACAAgttctttttatttattattttttttttgttacttcATTGTTCAAAAGAAACTCACAAACATGATAGCAATTTCATTACCGACAATCATATAACAGAAGACTTAATGTTAATATATAGAAGTCAAAAAcgtaaaatcaaacacaatataCTTAAAACTCATCTGCCATACCAGAACTTTGATTCTCACTCTCGCTTATTTCACCACAGTAGATGATCTTCACTGTCACGGTTGGTCTTCCATCTTCATCACCCACATTTTCAATTTTCTTCAATACATCAACTCCTTGCACAAGCTTACCAAAGATAACATACTTCCTGTTCAAAGAATGTTGTTATAATTTCAAGTTTAACTCTTTACTACCGACATAAAATTGTAActtaagaaaaaaagaaaaatactGTGACGCTTAAAATTAACAAACCTATCAAGATGACGGTTAGCAGCAAAGGTGATGTTGAATAAAGAACCACGTGAATCACGATCAGAAATTGCCATTGTTAACAGACCGGGGGCATCATGTTTCAGCTTGGAGGATTCATCTGCAATGTCACATCCGGATACTATTATTATTAATCTTAAATAATGAAAAAGACAACCAAAAACCTAACTTGATGAACATATTAGGATAGTGACAACTCTTTATTATAAAGTCGTTGCAGATCAACTGCAAAATGCCGCAAGTAAGCTAACCATAAGATCATGCCAGACCAACTATATATGAACCACTACTCTATTTGAACTTCCCCAATTCTGTAATTGGGCCCCCGTTACAATTTTCAGTTCACTATTTAAGTTCATGAGTACATCAAAATTGTTGATTTAACTAAAAAAGAAATCTTTAGTCTAAATCATGAAAAATTATATAAAGATCGTTAAGTTTAAATACAAAAAGAAGTTTCTTTTATCAAAAAAAACAGACTACCAACACTAGAATAGACGATCCTTTTTAACAAAAAATTTTAATGCAAGTTTACTTGAAATTATATAGATATATAATGTTTTCTTATTTCAATACTTAACAGGTTGAATAAAGTTAAACTGTTAACATCTAGTTCTCAAGGGTTACACTTACACCTTACTTAGTTAAAAAAATGCACTTGTATTTATATATAACAAAATGGTAACTTAAAAAACACTTTAGCCGTGTTTTTCGTTTCTAACAACTAGATTAATAAATGTTACTTTTTATCTTCAAAAATAAAGGAAGTCATATGTAAGTGGACCTAAAAAGGCAAAAGGTAATGTCAATGATATGAATTACCCAAGATTCTCTTTCTTCAACTATACAAGTAAACAATACAAGCATGTAAGAATGCACCTATTTTAACATGCCACTGAGAAAAATATCTGCATAAGTGATACAAAAACCATATACTACTTTAACCGCATACCATACATTTGAAACAAAGGCACACAACAAAATATTCATACACCCACCATTTCAAGACAATTACAATTCAGTGTGGGTCGAGCTCCCATGCAGCGAGAATGAGACCAATGTCAGCCCCCACCTTCACAGGCAATGCAAAAAGGAAACCCATTTTCTCTCAAAATACAAGTGGCATAGTgtaaatacaaataaatatacCATAGATAAACGTTATGCTTATTTCTAAATCTTTCACATACACTTTAGGAACAACTTAGATGATAATTAACTACTTAGAGCAAATCAAGATCATCAAGGTCCAAACGGATACAACAAGCAGAGAACATATAAATTTCTCACCTGGAAATTTTCCACCATATATGCTCTCTCCATAACTTCCTGCaaaaaaattcataaaaaaaaaattagacttACGTAAAAGCAAACAAAAAAGATAAAACAAAAAGGTGACAGCAATATACGCATACCGTCACGTTTAAAAAAATCACCACCCTGCAAGAAAAATAACATGAATTAGTCTTCTAGTAGTTATATAAAACACTCATTGCCGAAAGAAGGCTTTGTATGGTAATCTTCAGAACTATGTGATGATATTTAACATTTTAACCAAACAGATATTAAATACAACCTTAAAAACTACATCACAAGAAAAGCAGTTGTGACCATCAATCCTGTATCCTACAGTGTAAACAAGGATATAGCTGACTAGTTTTGAT of Helianthus annuus cultivar XRQ/B chromosome 1, HanXRQr2.0-SUNRISE, whole genome shotgun sequence contains these proteins:
- the LOC110884615 gene encoding peptidyl-prolyl cis-trans isomerase CYP95 isoform X2, coding for MAISDRDSRGSLFNITFAANRHLDRKYVIFGKLVQGVDVLKKIENVGDEDGRPTVTVKIIYCGEISESENQSSDKKTASKKAGKDVSSEVHSHEVKRKGKHKKSSKDRRKKRKRYSSSESDSSTDVDSESSDSDSESDSDTSSSSSSDISSSGDDRRKKKKRSSRRDRHKRGKRRDKRRDKKRRKRDKKSKRKSKRASDSVSESESEHGSEDNGDVRKPHQKHNNLAKITDVNQSPSAEVEDGSVRHKTEDAFEKEEGEYPKENGDRPSNGVDVKVAERPNVANDGSRSRSPQRALSKSMSISPKRSPSVSPRRNMSRSPSVSGSPRRESSKSPVRSISRSPVRAKNIRSLSPSPVRPRIRNSVSRSPTPSPSPPRNRKPLRKSLSRSPVRSSRRSYSRSPVRSSKRSLSRSPVRSSKRSLSRSPVRSSKRSLSRSPVRSSKRSLSRSSGRAPLRRSPSRSPMRPPVRGGRRSYSRSPVGGRRGRSPSRSVSPDGSPKRIRRGRGFSNRYSYARRYHSPDRSPVRSYRYGRSDRDRYSSYRRRSPLRDRSPPRYRGRRSRTRSPSVSRSPVRYRRRFSRSRSPVETSRYRPSPPVERRRAPRSITPPSRSRSPYEPKSSRSPSPRRTSRSRSKSKSKSISKSRSRSRSSSGSPPAKGGLVSYGDGSPDSGQK
- the LOC110884615 gene encoding peptidyl-prolyl cis-trans isomerase CYP95 isoform X1, whose protein sequence is MSKKNPLVYLDVSIDGDPIERMVFELFSDTVPKTAENFRALCTGEKGNSQKTGRPLHYKGSFFHRIIKGSLAQGGDFFKRDGSYGESIYGGKFPDESSKLKHDAPGLLTMAISDRDSRGSLFNITFAANRHLDRKYVIFGKLVQGVDVLKKIENVGDEDGRPTVTVKIIYCGEISESENQSSDKKTASKKAGKDVSSEVHSHEVKRKGKHKKSSKDRRKKRKRYSSSESDSSTDVDSESSDSDSESDSDTSSSSSSDISSSGDDRRKKKKRSSRRDRHKRGKRRDKRRDKKRRKRDKKSKRKSKRASDSVSESESEHGSEDNGDVRKPHQKHNNLAKITDVNQSPSAEVEDGSVRHKTEDAFEKEEGEYPKENGDRPSNGVDVKVAERPNVANDGSRSRSPQRALSKSMSISPKRSPSVSPRRNMSRSPSVSGSPRRESSKSPVRSISRSPVRAKNIRSLSPSPVRPRIRNSVSRSPTPSPSPPRNRKPLRKSLSRSPVRSSRRSYSRSPVRSSKRSLSRSPVRSSKRSLSRSPVRSSKRSLSRSPVRSSKRSLSRSSGRAPLRRSPSRSPMRPPVRGGRRSYSRSPVGGRRGRSPSRSVSPDGSPKRIRRGRGFSNRYSYARRYHSPDRSPVRSYRYGRSDRDRYSSYRRRSPLRDRSPPRYRGRRSRTRSPSVSRSPVRYRRRFSRSRSPVETSRYRPSPPVERRRAPRSITPPSRSRSPYEPKSSRSPSPRRTSRSRSKSKSKSISKSRSRSRSSSGSPPAKGGLVSYGDGSPDSGQK